In Schaalia sp. JY-X169, the following are encoded in one genomic region:
- the rpsK gene encoding 30S ribosomal protein S11, giving the protein MAQKTRATTSRKPRRKERRNVTNGQAHIRSTFNNTIISITDTTGAVIAQCSSGQVGFKGSRKSTPFAAQLAAEAAARRAQEQGMKKVDVFVKGPGSGRETAIRSLQAAGLEVGTIQDVTPQAFNGCRPPKRRRG; this is encoded by the coding sequence ATGGCACAGAAGACCCGCGCCACAACCTCGCGTAAGCCGCGACGGAAAGAACGGCGCAATGTAACGAACGGCCAAGCTCATATCCGTTCGACTTTCAACAACACGATCATTTCGATCACCGATACCACAGGCGCTGTCATTGCTCAGTGCTCTTCGGGTCAGGTCGGCTTCAAGGGGTCGCGTAAATCGACACCATTTGCGGCGCAGCTGGCTGCAGAAGCTGCTGCTCGACGTGCGCAGGAACAGGGCATGAAGAAGGTTGATGTCTTCGTGAAGGGCCCCGGCTCTGGACGCGAGACAGCTATCCGTTCGCTGCAGGCCGCTGGTCTTGAGGTTGGCACCATTCAGGATGTCACACCGCAGGCTTTCAATGGTTGCCGTCCTCCTAAGCGTCGACGCGGCTAA
- a CDS encoding DNA-directed RNA polymerase subunit alpha codes for MLIAQRPILTEEVISDNRSRFTLEPLEPGFGYTLGNSLRRTLLSSIPGAAVTSLRIEGVPHEFETIEGVKEDVAEIILSIKALVLASDNDEPVVMYLRKSGPGVVLASDITPPAGVEIHNPDLVIATLNENGKLEAELTVERGRGYVPAAQNKHFDATYDEIPVDSIYSPVLKVTYRVEATRVEQRTDFDRLVLDVETKPSIAPRDAVASAGKTLVELFGLARDLNVEAEGIEIGVAATDETLAADLALPIESLNLQSRSYNALRRRGILTVGELVAHSEADLLDIRNFGTKSIEEIKESLATLGMALKDSPLPGEGGESGESIFSDDLGL; via the coding sequence GTGCTCATTGCACAGCGACCAATCCTGACTGAAGAAGTCATTTCTGATAACCGTTCACGCTTCACCCTTGAGCCTCTGGAGCCTGGTTTTGGCTACACGCTTGGTAACTCTTTGCGCCGTACTCTGCTGTCCTCTATTCCGGGCGCTGCAGTCACATCGCTTCGTATCGAAGGTGTTCCGCACGAATTCGAGACGATCGAGGGCGTAAAGGAAGATGTTGCTGAGATCATTCTGAGCATCAAGGCTCTGGTGTTGGCTTCGGACAACGACGAGCCTGTCGTTATGTACCTGCGCAAGTCAGGCCCCGGTGTCGTCCTAGCATCTGACATCACACCTCCCGCTGGCGTGGAGATCCACAACCCGGATCTCGTTATTGCGACGCTCAACGAGAATGGGAAGTTGGAGGCTGAGCTGACTGTGGAGCGTGGCCGTGGCTACGTTCCGGCTGCTCAGAACAAGCACTTCGACGCTACGTACGACGAGATCCCGGTGGACTCGATCTACTCTCCGGTGCTGAAGGTGACCTACCGCGTGGAAGCAACACGTGTTGAGCAACGTACCGACTTTGACCGCCTCGTCCTCGACGTGGAGACAAAGCCGTCCATTGCTCCTCGCGATGCTGTTGCATCTGCAGGGAAGACACTGGTTGAGCTCTTCGGTTTGGCACGTGACTTGAATGTTGAAGCAGAGGGAATCGAAATTGGCGTTGCTGCCACTGACGAGACTCTCGCTGCGGACCTAGCGCTGCCGATCGAAAGCCTGAACCTGCAGTCACGCTCGTACAACGCGCTGCGTCGTCGTGGCATCCTCACCGTTGGTGAGTTGGTGGCACACAGCGAGGCCGACCTGCTTGACATCCGCAACTTCGGCACCAAGTCGATTGAAGAGATCAAGGAGTCCCTTGCGACTCTGGGAATGGCTTTGAAGGATTCACCTCTGCCCGGTGAGGGTGGCGAATCCGGAGAGTCAATCTTCAGCGATGACCTGGGCTTATAG
- the rplQ gene encoding 50S ribosomal protein L17, producing MPTPKKGPRLGASASHQRKILANLSSQLIFNRSLKTTEAKAKTLQPYFEKLVTKAKSGTIHDRRVVSRKITDRDAVYELFDVIAPELDPERNGGYTRITRIGNRKGDNAPMCVIEIVLEPVVKKATVKTAEKVAAAAVAEPVVEEVEEVLEEAEEAVEAEEVADETSDEDDTK from the coding sequence ATGCCCACTCCGAAGAAGGGCCCCCGGCTCGGCGCTAGCGCGTCACATCAGCGGAAGATTCTTGCTAACCTTTCGTCTCAGCTAATCTTCAACCGCTCGTTGAAGACAACTGAAGCCAAGGCCAAAACCCTCCAGCCATACTTCGAAAAGCTTGTCACGAAGGCGAAGAGCGGCACCATCCACGATCGCCGCGTCGTATCGCGCAAGATCACTGATCGCGATGCCGTTTACGAGCTGTTCGATGTCATCGCACCGGAACTCGATCCAGAGCGCAATGGCGGCTATACCCGGATTACCCGTATCGGTAACCGCAAGGGTGACAACGCCCCGATGTGCGTGATTGAGATTGTCCTTGAGCCTGTCGTCAAGAAGGCAACCGTCAAGACTGCAGAAAAGGTTGCGGCTGCTGCCGTTGCCGAACCTGTGGTTGAAGAGGTTGAGGAAGTTCTCGAAGAAGCCGAAGAGGCCGTTGAGGCCGAAGAGGTTGCTGACGAGACCTCCGACGAGGACGACACCAAGTAA
- a CDS encoding ROK family protein, which translates to MSSSGPLTLCIDCGGGGIKGSVADEFATVIANPVRKRAPYPMPPRVLVETISLIAAELPRADRVTVGMPGMIRHGRVIATPHYITKDGPRSKVVPELKDAWRNFDMKAAIEDTFDLPTIVLNDAEVAGAGVITGTGLEMIITLGTGLGNAIFDSGALSPHAELSQGLVRWGLTFDDYLGEHERLRLGDAHWSRRVRRVIEGFVPVYMWDRLYIGGGNASRIIMSPRNPLPENIVFVRNEAGIFGGVRAWDLTGAHR; encoded by the coding sequence ATGTCTAGTTCTGGTCCCCTCACCCTGTGCATCGATTGCGGTGGTGGTGGCATCAAAGGTTCGGTTGCCGACGAGTTCGCCACTGTCATTGCGAATCCCGTGCGGAAGCGCGCCCCCTACCCCATGCCCCCGAGGGTCCTTGTCGAGACGATATCTTTGATCGCCGCTGAACTACCCCGTGCCGACCGCGTTACCGTTGGGATGCCGGGGATGATCCGCCACGGGCGTGTCATCGCAACGCCCCACTACATAACCAAGGATGGGCCCCGTTCCAAGGTGGTGCCAGAACTGAAGGATGCCTGGCGCAACTTCGATATGAAGGCCGCCATTGAGGATACTTTTGACCTCCCCACCATCGTTCTCAACGATGCGGAGGTTGCGGGCGCCGGCGTGATTACTGGGACCGGCCTCGAAATGATCATCACCCTAGGAACGGGTTTGGGCAACGCAATCTTTGATTCCGGAGCACTTTCTCCCCACGCGGAACTGTCCCAGGGCCTCGTGCGTTGGGGGCTGACATTCGACGACTACCTTGGCGAGCATGAACGCCTCCGTCTTGGGGATGCGCACTGGTCACGCAGGGTGCGCCGTGTCATTGAAGGGTTCGTTCCCGTCTACATGTGGGACCGGCTCTACATTGGTGGTGGCAACGCCTCAAGAATCATCATGTCACCCCGAAATCCACTGCCCGAGAACATCGTGTTTGTGCGTAACGAGGCCGGAATCTTCGGGGGAGTGAGGGCCTGGGATCTGACTGGAGCGCACCGGTGA
- a CDS encoding tRNA pseudouridine synthase A: MPRQELGEVGSVPQQRLRFDLCYDGSNLHGWAKQDGLRTVQGELERALTTILRRPISLTVAGRTDSGVHAKHQVAHCDVNQFEGDPQKLRDRINGILASSYSALWRPLISGGSVARGTLIKGEADIVVTTVAVVPDTFDARFSATGRQYRYLLSASPQSRDPLTRNARWWVPYNDLDVTAMNNAAIVLLGEHDFLSFCRPREGATTIRTLRHLEVAEGEDGELTIDVSADAFCHSMVRSLVGALVEVGRGARDEDWMRALVDNPTRGHGVPVAPARGLTLMGVAYPPEREWSEQSRRARTLRTLEDCTEC, from the coding sequence ATTCCGCGGCAAGAGCTCGGCGAAGTAGGATCCGTTCCGCAGCAAAGGTTGCGGTTCGATCTTTGCTACGACGGCTCAAACCTGCATGGTTGGGCTAAGCAGGACGGCTTGAGAACCGTTCAGGGCGAACTGGAACGCGCACTGACGACGATTTTGCGCCGGCCCATTTCACTGACCGTAGCGGGCCGTACCGATTCTGGTGTTCATGCCAAACACCAGGTGGCTCACTGCGATGTGAATCAGTTCGAGGGCGATCCGCAGAAACTTCGAGACCGCATCAACGGGATTCTTGCTTCCTCTTACTCGGCTCTCTGGCGCCCTCTCATTTCAGGTGGTTCCGTGGCGCGCGGGACCTTGATAAAGGGGGAGGCCGACATCGTGGTCACCACGGTTGCCGTTGTGCCCGACACCTTTGACGCACGATTCTCGGCGACGGGTCGTCAGTATCGTTATCTTCTCAGCGCTTCCCCGCAGAGCCGCGACCCTCTGACAAGGAACGCTCGCTGGTGGGTTCCCTACAACGATCTTGACGTCACAGCCATGAACAACGCAGCCATCGTCCTCTTAGGTGAGCACGACTTTCTTTCATTCTGTAGGCCCCGCGAAGGTGCGACCACAATCCGCACCCTGCGTCACCTCGAAGTGGCCGAGGGCGAGGACGGAGAACTAACCATTGACGTTTCTGCCGATGCCTTCTGTCACTCAATGGTGCGATCCTTGGTGGGTGCGCTGGTCGAGGTTGGAAGGGGTGCGCGCGACGAAGACTGGATGAGGGCCCTAGTCGACAACCCCACTCGAGGCCACGGGGTTCCAGTCGCACCGGCACGTGGATTGACCCTGATGGGGGTTGCCTACCCCCCGGAACGCGAGTGGTCAGAGCAGTCGCGGCGGGCAAGGACACTGCGCACGCTGGAAGACTGTACGGAGTGCTGA
- the rplM gene encoding 50S ribosomal protein L13, translating into MRTYSPKPGDADKKWYVIDANDAVLGRLSAQVATLLRGKHKPTFAPNADMGDYVIVINADKVVLTGKKLDQKKAYSHSGFPGGLKTVSYRTLMDKNPERVIEKAVWGMIPHNSLGRQQIKKLHVYAGGEHPHAAQMPIPYELKQVAQ; encoded by the coding sequence GTGCGCACCTACTCACCGAAACCTGGAGATGCGGACAAGAAGTGGTACGTCATCGATGCAAACGATGCCGTCCTCGGACGTCTCTCTGCCCAGGTTGCCACGCTGCTGCGTGGCAAGCACAAGCCGACGTTCGCCCCTAACGCTGATATGGGCGATTACGTCATCGTGATCAATGCTGACAAGGTTGTTCTGACCGGCAAGAAGCTGGATCAGAAGAAGGCCTACAGCCACTCCGGTTTCCCGGGTGGGCTCAAGACGGTTTCCTACCGCACACTCATGGACAAGAACCCTGAGCGCGTGATTGAGAAGGCCGTGTGGGGCATGATTCCCCACAACTCGCTGGGCCGCCAGCAGATCAAGAAGCTGCATGTATATGCGGGTGGAGAGCACCCCCACGCAGCCCAGATGCCCATCCCGTACGAGCTGAAGCAGGTCGCCCAGTAG
- the rpsI gene encoding 30S ribosomal protein S9, whose amino-acid sequence MAETTEVLELDEEVAPSSYTSESEESAPGAGASITAPGAGLGRRKEAVARVRLIPGTGEWTINGRTLDNYFPNKLHQQLVNSPFALLDLEGRFDVVARIHGGGPSGQAGALRLGVSRALNEIDRDANRAALKKAGFLTRDARAVERKKAGLKKARKAPQYSKR is encoded by the coding sequence GTGGCTGAGACCACCGAAGTTTTGGAACTGGATGAGGAAGTTGCTCCCAGTTCGTATACATCAGAATCCGAAGAATCTGCCCCTGGGGCAGGCGCTTCGATCACGGCACCGGGCGCTGGCCTCGGTCGTCGTAAGGAAGCAGTTGCTCGCGTTCGCCTGATTCCAGGCACCGGAGAGTGGACCATCAACGGTCGCACCCTGGACAACTACTTCCCGAACAAGTTGCACCAGCAGTTGGTGAACTCCCCGTTCGCGCTGCTTGATCTTGAAGGTCGCTTTGACGTTGTAGCACGTATCCATGGTGGTGGCCCCTCGGGTCAGGCCGGTGCTCTTCGTCTGGGTGTTTCCCGCGCGCTGAATGAGATTGATCGTGATGCGAACCGCGCCGCTCTGAAGAAGGCAGGGTTCCTTACACGTGACGCTCGTGCAGTTGAGCGCAAGAAGGCCGGCCTGAAGAAGGCCCGTAAGGCACCGCAGTACTCGAAGCGCTAA
- the glmM gene encoding phosphoglucosamine mutase: MGRLFGTDGVRGLANRDITAELALALGEAAARRIGGTDKKSRGSRRPRAIIGRDTRISGEFLDHALAAGLAAAGMDVVRVGVVPTPAVAHVTATEEGIDLGVMISASHNPMPDNGIKFFARGGFKLEDSIEDEIEALLEKPWQRPTGAAVGEVWYDDDLAEKSYVDHLVESCGTDLSGLRIAVDCANGAASVFGPEALRRSGADVVVINASPDGRNINDNCGSTHPEQLQAATVASRADFGVAFDGDADRCLAVDGSGSLIDGDKIMGALARSMRSEGKLHEDTLVVTVMSNLGLVKAMEAEGISIVQSPVGDRYVLEAMRAGGFSLGGEQSGHVIASEYATTGDGVLTSMLIARMVKLSGKSLATLVADIPRLPQTLVNVSGVDRNGLDHPEVVETVSYVERLLGDTGRVLMRPSGTEPLVRVMVEAPTQLQADGIAELLGHAVKKHLALDQK, encoded by the coding sequence ATGGGCAGACTATTCGGTACCGACGGGGTTCGTGGCCTCGCTAACCGAGATATCACCGCAGAACTTGCGTTAGCACTGGGTGAGGCGGCAGCCCGTCGAATTGGTGGTACCGATAAGAAGTCCCGCGGTTCCCGCAGGCCACGTGCAATCATCGGTCGTGACACCCGAATCTCGGGGGAGTTCCTTGATCACGCTCTGGCTGCAGGCCTAGCCGCAGCCGGTATGGATGTGGTTCGCGTTGGCGTTGTTCCGACACCCGCGGTGGCGCACGTGACTGCAACTGAAGAGGGAATCGACCTCGGCGTGATGATTTCTGCTTCACACAACCCCATGCCGGACAACGGCATCAAGTTCTTTGCCCGCGGCGGTTTCAAACTGGAAGACTCGATTGAAGATGAGATCGAGGCTCTTTTGGAGAAACCGTGGCAACGTCCGACGGGTGCTGCCGTGGGTGAGGTGTGGTATGACGACGACCTGGCTGAGAAGAGCTACGTTGACCACCTCGTTGAGTCTTGCGGTACAGACCTCTCCGGCCTACGTATCGCGGTGGATTGTGCGAATGGCGCGGCCTCGGTGTTTGGGCCGGAAGCCTTGCGCCGTAGCGGTGCGGACGTCGTTGTCATCAACGCTTCACCGGATGGTCGCAACATTAACGACAACTGTGGTTCCACGCATCCAGAGCAGCTGCAGGCTGCCACCGTTGCTTCCCGAGCGGACTTTGGCGTTGCCTTTGACGGGGATGCAGACAGGTGCCTGGCAGTTGATGGGTCTGGAAGCCTCATCGATGGTGACAAGATCATGGGCGCGCTTGCCCGGTCAATGCGCAGTGAGGGGAAGCTGCACGAGGACACCCTGGTCGTTACTGTCATGTCGAACTTGGGCCTGGTGAAGGCAATGGAGGCCGAGGGGATCAGTATTGTGCAGAGCCCGGTTGGAGACCGCTACGTCCTCGAGGCAATGCGCGCCGGCGGATTCTCACTTGGTGGTGAACAGTCGGGCCACGTCATTGCCTCTGAGTACGCAACAACCGGGGACGGCGTCCTTACTTCGATGCTGATCGCAAGGATGGTGAAGCTGTCCGGGAAGTCTCTGGCAACGCTCGTAGCCGACATTCCGCGTCTTCCGCAGACTCTGGTCAACGTCTCGGGTGTGGATCGCAACGGCCTTGATCACCCAGAAGTTGTTGAGACGGTCAGTTACGTTGAACGTCTACTTGGTGATACGGGACGCGTCCTCATGCGGCCTTCCGGTACGGAACCCCTGGTACGCGTCATGGTTGAGGCTCCGACCCAGCTCCAGGCTGACGGGATTGCCGAACTGCTGGGACACGCAGTCAAGAAGCACCTGGCACTCGATCAGAAGTAG
- the coaA gene encoding type I pantothenate kinase — MRNNHDVINVDITTTSPSPFEHFSREQWSALASQSPLPLTAKDVAAIATLGDPIDLEEIDAIYRPLSALLQLHVDGTWRTRAARRSFLHQGSQYPTPFVIGVAGSVAVGKSTVARLLRLLLSRWPRTPRVDLITTDGFLYPNAELARRGLMDRKGFPESYDRAALLDFVARIKAGQRSVSAPIYSHVTYDIVEGEQVTVRRPDILIVEGLNVLQPARTGPDIPGVTISDYFDFQLYVDAATEDIEEWYVDRFLTLRTAAFADPASYFRNYADLPDDEAIATARRLWSAINLPNLLDNIEPTRPRATMVLRKAADHTIQDIYLRKM; from the coding sequence ATGCGGAATAATCATGACGTGATCAATGTTGACATAACGACCACCAGCCCGAGCCCGTTCGAGCATTTCAGCCGCGAACAGTGGTCTGCGCTCGCTTCGCAGAGCCCACTCCCGCTGACCGCTAAGGATGTTGCAGCAATTGCAACCCTCGGCGACCCCATTGACCTTGAAGAGATAGACGCCATCTACCGTCCCCTCTCAGCTCTGCTCCAGCTCCACGTTGATGGAACTTGGCGGACGAGGGCGGCGCGACGTTCATTCCTCCATCAGGGCTCGCAGTACCCCACACCCTTCGTGATCGGCGTGGCCGGTTCTGTAGCCGTCGGAAAATCAACTGTTGCAAGACTCTTGCGGCTCCTACTGTCGAGGTGGCCCCGGACACCGCGAGTAGACCTGATCACCACCGACGGGTTCCTCTACCCCAACGCGGAACTCGCGCGGCGGGGCCTGATGGACCGGAAAGGGTTCCCCGAGTCATATGACCGAGCTGCACTCCTTGACTTTGTGGCCCGAATCAAAGCCGGGCAACGATCGGTGTCCGCGCCGATCTACTCCCACGTCACGTACGACATTGTTGAGGGCGAGCAGGTCACAGTGCGGCGCCCCGACATCCTCATCGTCGAGGGGTTGAACGTGTTGCAGCCCGCGAGGACCGGCCCGGATATTCCCGGCGTGACAATTTCGGACTACTTCGACTTTCAGCTTTATGTTGACGCCGCCACAGAGGACATTGAGGAGTGGTACGTAGATAGGTTCCTCACCTTACGTACAGCAGCGTTCGCTGATCCTGCGTCATATTTCCGAAACTATGCTGACCTCCCGGACGATGAGGCAATCGCAACCGCGCGCCGTCTGTGGTCCGCAATCAACCTCCCCAACCTGCTGGACAACATTGAGCCGACCCGCCCTCGCGCAACAATGGTGCTGCGGAAGGCGGCCGACCATACCATCCAGGACATCTACCTCAGGAAGATGTAG
- a CDS encoding ADP/ATP-dependent (S)-NAD(P)H-hydrate dehydratase, with protein sequence MNEIDQTLIAAHLRVPGPRDHKYSRGVPMLATGSPTYPGAAVLGVGGALAVGPGMVRYTGAARCEDLVISAFPEVVLGGGRFDAALIGSGWDSSMASYVEVVARECALEGRPLIVDAGALRGAREWANDNPLVVATPHVGEASEILTLFGEEWSRAEVEKDIEGAAVRLAHLARCVVVVKGATTCVATPAGTSFCFQAPTAWGATAGAGDVLAGMICAAVAQVQALALQKGSSLSIDDLAGPVACAVGLHGFAAASAAGILDANLEPTGSQGHPIVATDIIKAVPNAFEQIL encoded by the coding sequence ATGAACGAGATTGATCAGACACTGATCGCGGCCCACCTGAGAGTTCCGGGTCCGCGTGACCACAAGTACAGTCGCGGGGTCCCGATGCTTGCCACAGGTTCTCCAACTTATCCGGGAGCAGCGGTACTGGGAGTTGGCGGCGCTCTCGCGGTCGGGCCCGGCATGGTCCGCTACACGGGGGCCGCTCGGTGCGAAGACCTGGTTATCTCAGCATTTCCTGAGGTGGTGCTCGGCGGAGGGCGTTTTGACGCAGCACTCATCGGCAGTGGCTGGGATTCTTCAATGGCGTCCTATGTCGAGGTCGTAGCGCGAGAGTGCGCTCTCGAGGGGCGACCGCTGATTGTGGATGCTGGTGCCCTGCGCGGCGCGCGGGAATGGGCGAACGACAACCCTTTGGTTGTGGCGACCCCGCATGTTGGGGAAGCATCCGAAATCCTCACCCTGTTCGGAGAGGAATGGTCACGGGCTGAGGTTGAGAAAGACATCGAAGGTGCGGCTGTGCGGCTCGCACACCTCGCCCGATGTGTGGTTGTTGTCAAGGGGGCAACGACCTGTGTGGCCACCCCCGCTGGCACATCTTTCTGCTTCCAGGCGCCGACTGCGTGGGGTGCGACGGCTGGTGCCGGTGATGTTCTGGCAGGGATGATCTGCGCGGCGGTTGCCCAGGTGCAGGCACTTGCACTGCAAAAAGGCTCTTCCCTCAGCATCGATGACCTGGCGGGCCCTGTCGCATGTGCCGTGGGCCTGCATGGGTTTGCAGCCGCATCTGCGGCGGGAATTCTTGATGCCAACTTGGAACCCACCGGATCCCAGGGCCACCCGATTGTTGCCACGGATATTATCAAGGCGGTCCCCAACGCTTTTGAGCAGATCCTCTGA
- a CDS encoding GRP family sugar transporter, with translation MYFALALVPAFLYGSMGIILLKVGGDARQHTLGVALGSFVSATVLALILGLDTDSTSILVAFCAGIVVGLASYLQISAFHKIGVSRVMPLTTGGQLLGISLLGILLFGEWLGSAALPVGLVGLALIILGVMLTSWQQKPTGDFDEGGEVVAVPYDPVAVAAPGVGSPTPVDTRPKQLVSGLIDTGLSTLFYIAFPIIIRYWEVDPLRSFFYQAFGILLVGFIVSFPFFTKQLGRVDTRWSKYTLAAMIPGGMWGLGVVIMQFSQVKVGVAVGFSLSQLSVIIATFGGIWILGEKRTRKEMVAISVGVLVLVVGALLLGVAKSLDVA, from the coding sequence GTGTATTTTGCCCTTGCCCTCGTCCCCGCCTTCCTCTATGGCTCAATGGGCATCATCCTCTTGAAAGTTGGGGGAGATGCCCGGCAGCACACACTTGGCGTCGCTCTGGGCTCTTTCGTCAGTGCGACTGTGTTGGCGCTGATTCTGGGATTGGATACTGACTCGACCTCGATTCTTGTCGCCTTCTGCGCGGGTATCGTGGTCGGGTTGGCCTCGTACCTGCAGATTTCCGCATTCCACAAGATTGGTGTCTCACGCGTTATGCCACTGACTACAGGTGGGCAGTTGCTGGGGATCTCACTGCTCGGCATACTCCTCTTCGGAGAGTGGCTCGGGTCAGCGGCCCTACCGGTTGGCCTGGTTGGCCTAGCTCTGATCATCCTCGGGGTGATGCTCACATCCTGGCAGCAGAAGCCAACGGGAGACTTCGACGAGGGCGGGGAAGTCGTGGCGGTTCCCTACGACCCGGTCGCTGTGGCCGCACCCGGCGTAGGCTCCCCAACCCCCGTGGATACCAGGCCGAAACAGCTGGTGTCCGGCCTCATCGATACGGGTCTGTCCACCCTGTTCTACATTGCGTTTCCAATTATCATTCGCTACTGGGAAGTTGATCCCCTGCGATCCTTCTTCTACCAGGCATTCGGGATCCTGCTGGTCGGATTCATCGTCTCCTTTCCATTCTTCACCAAGCAGTTGGGCCGGGTTGATACCAGATGGTCCAAGTACACGCTGGCGGCGATGATCCCTGGCGGTATGTGGGGGCTTGGCGTCGTCATCATGCAGTTTTCCCAGGTCAAAGTGGGTGTGGCGGTCGGCTTCTCCCTGTCGCAACTGAGCGTAATCATCGCTACCTTCGGGGGAATCTGGATACTGGGAGAGAAACGTACAAGGAAGGAAATGGTTGCCATATCGGTGGGCGTCCTCGTCCTCGTCGTCGGTGCTCTGCTGCTCGGGGTGGCGAAGTCTCTTGACGTTGCCTAG
- the alr gene encoding alanine racemase: MENLEPDNYPACITVDLGAIRHNVAKLKDYANGSALLAVVKSNGYGFGRTEVAFAAYDEGVRWFAVSRIPEALALRRDFDGAHLDPQETHILTWIGAPNHDWVSAHKAHLDVSVSTVGQLEQAILAAREVAEECNEPLRPARIHLNVDVGMSRGGATEVELPELAARAKQAQDAGEVQVVGLLAHLPEADDPYGPGKAVTDSHIVRFRDYRESVLAAGLTPEVCHLGATAGTLWHQDAHFDMVRPGIGIYGFSPNPAASTSSELGLVPAGRFTTTVTQIKLIEPGTRVSYGGTWEADEPTWIGLLPVGYADGIPRSISNRVSVQVQTAAGVVNAPIIGRVCMDQIMIDLGTDPETPAQVGDAVVLFGDPAKGETSVDDWARASETIHYEVLSRLPEHIVRVYLDPPERIDYEFLAKNDGGGA; encoded by the coding sequence GTGGAAAACCTAGAACCCGACAATTACCCGGCATGCATAACCGTGGACCTTGGCGCCATCCGCCACAACGTGGCAAAGCTGAAAGACTACGCCAACGGGTCCGCGCTACTGGCCGTGGTGAAGTCCAACGGCTATGGGTTTGGCCGGACAGAGGTGGCATTTGCCGCATACGACGAGGGCGTGCGGTGGTTTGCCGTCTCCAGAATCCCTGAGGCACTGGCTCTACGACGCGACTTTGATGGGGCGCACCTCGACCCGCAAGAGACACACATACTGACTTGGATTGGCGCTCCCAACCACGACTGGGTTAGTGCCCACAAAGCCCACCTGGATGTTTCTGTGTCCACTGTTGGCCAACTTGAGCAAGCCATTCTTGCTGCACGCGAAGTAGCCGAGGAGTGCAACGAGCCACTTCGCCCGGCACGCATTCACCTGAACGTGGATGTGGGCATGTCCAGAGGTGGGGCAACAGAGGTGGAGCTACCCGAACTGGCTGCCCGCGCCAAGCAGGCCCAAGACGCCGGTGAAGTGCAAGTTGTGGGCCTCCTTGCGCACCTTCCCGAAGCCGACGATCCGTACGGCCCGGGCAAGGCGGTAACAGATTCCCATATTGTCCGCTTCCGCGACTACAGAGAGTCGGTTCTGGCGGCCGGTCTGACCCCGGAGGTCTGCCACCTTGGGGCAACAGCGGGGACACTGTGGCACCAGGATGCTCACTTCGACATGGTCCGCCCCGGGATTGGCATTTACGGGTTCTCGCCGAACCCGGCGGCCTCGACCTCGTCCGAACTTGGCCTTGTCCCGGCAGGCCGTTTCACAACCACTGTCACCCAGATCAAGCTTATTGAGCCGGGCACCCGCGTGTCGTACGGGGGAACTTGGGAAGCCGACGAGCCGACGTGGATCGGATTGCTTCCAGTCGGGTACGCCGACGGGATTCCGCGCAGCATTTCAAACAGGGTCTCGGTCCAGGTCCAAACCGCGGCTGGGGTAGTCAACGCGCCCATCATCGGACGAGTGTGTATGGACCAAATCATGATTGACCTTGGGACGGACCCGGAGACTCCCGCGCAGGTAGGTGACGCGGTTGTCCTCTTCGGAGATCCGGCAAAAGGGGAGACGTCCGTGGACGACTGGGCGCGGGCCAGCGAGACGATCCACTACGAGGTACTCTCCAGACTTCCCGAGCACATTGTCCGCGTCTACCTAGACCCTCCCGAAAGGATCGACTACGAGTTCCTAGCCAAGAATGATGGGGGAGGTGCCTGA
- the tsaE gene encoding tRNA (adenosine(37)-N6)-threonylcarbamoyltransferase complex ATPase subunit type 1 TsaE: MRFDVRTETADETRAVGASLAHLLKAGDMVILVGDLGAGKTTLVQGLGAALGVRGRVTSPTYIVSRVHRSQEAGPDLIHVDAYRVEDDLDMETVDLEASLEDSVTVVEWGQGKADRLSADRFELTLQFDGEDEDARKISLVALGEEPERRLAEWVQTRPLG; this comes from the coding sequence ATGCGGTTCGACGTGCGCACTGAGACAGCGGATGAGACCCGCGCTGTAGGGGCCAGCCTTGCCCATCTTCTCAAAGCAGGTGACATGGTGATTCTGGTGGGCGATTTAGGGGCGGGCAAAACAACGCTGGTTCAAGGACTTGGCGCCGCATTGGGAGTCCGAGGGCGGGTGACATCACCAACGTATATAGTCTCGCGTGTCCATCGCTCGCAAGAGGCCGGCCCCGACCTGATCCATGTTGATGCCTACCGTGTCGAAGACGACCTTGACATGGAAACCGTCGACCTGGAGGCTTCTTTGGAAGATTCCGTCACGGTTGTGGAATGGGGACAGGGGAAAGCCGACCGCCTCAGCGCAGACCGCTTTGAGTTGACCCTTCAGTTCGATGGCGAGGACGAGGACGCGCGGAAAATCAGCCTGGTCGCCCTCGGAGAAGAACCTGAGAGACGCCTTGCAGAATGGGTGCAGACACGCCCCCTTGGGTAA